Part of the Streptomyces sp. NBC_01460 genome, CTGTCCATCGCGCCCTGCTGCCAGGCTCGCAGCTTGCCGGCCGTACCCCAGGGGGCGCGGCCGGGAAAGGCGGGTGAGAGGTGGTGGGAGGCGGTAGTAGTCACGGTCTCCGGTTCGGCACTCGGGTACGTGGGGCGCTGGCCGTACGGGCCGGAACCGGCCCGCACGCGATACGACAACCGGGCCACCCTACCGGCGGGCGGGGCGGAACCCCGTACGGACCAGCCGTCACCGGGTGCCGCTGAGACCCGCCTCACAGGCGGCGACTACTTGGCGAACTTGGGGAGCTGTTCGGCGATCTTCGGCATGTCCAGCACGCCCTGACATGTGTCCAGGACGAATCGCTCGGCCTCGTCCACATCGAAGTCCGCGTCGAGTGGATGCCCGTTCATATGCAGGAAAACCCAGGTCGCGTACCAGGCGATGCGCTTGTTGCCGTCCACGAGGCCATGGTTCCGGGCCAGAGACTCCATCAGCGCTGCGGCCTTCTGCCACACGTCCGGATAGGCGTCCTGGCCGAAAACGCTCGCTCGGGGACGAGCCAGAGCTGATTCGAGCAACCCGTAGTCGCGCACCTCTGCCGTCCCGAGCCGATCGGTGAGGTTCAGCAGCTCGGGGAGTGTCAGGTACTGCATCAGGCCAGCCTCCGGTTGAGC contains:
- a CDS encoding type II toxin-antitoxin system death-on-curing family toxin, producing the protein MQYLTLPELLNLTDRLGTAEVRDYGLLESALARPRASVFGQDAYPDVWQKAAALMESLARNHGLVDGNKRIAWYATWVFLHMNGHPLDADFDVDEAERFVLDTCQGVLDMPKIAEQLPKFAK